One genomic window of Musa acuminata AAA Group cultivar baxijiao unplaced genomic scaffold, Cavendish_Baxijiao_AAA HiC_scaffold_1137, whole genome shotgun sequence includes the following:
- the LOC103999672 gene encoding uncharacterized protein LOC103999672, which translates to MPGGEAVAIAVRSVEPAPSDRQAGAEWREERDVEAGVGGVKKGESEKLCRICQLGSCVGGSEASELIQLGCACKGELGSAHRPCAEAWFRVKGNRSCEICGVNAKNINGEEDISFMERWHERRTLRRGGDATSETSRWWGNQRFCNFLIVCLVIAFVLPWFFHIRVL; encoded by the exons ATGCCCGGCGGTGAGGCGGTGGCGATCGCTGTGCGGTCGGTGGAGCCCGCACCCTCTGACCGCCAGGCCGGCGCCGAGTGGCGAGAGGAGAGGGACGTGGAGGCCGGCGTCGGCGGAGTTAAGAAGGGTGAGAGTGAGAAACTGTGTCGGATTTGCCAATTGGGCTCCTGCGTTGGAGGATCGGAGGCGTCGGAGTTGATCCAGCTGGGGTGCGCCTGCAAAGGGGAGCTCGGCAGCGCGCATCGGCCCTGCGCCGAGGCCTGGTTTCGCGTAAAAGGCAACAG GAGCTGCGAAATTTGTGGTGTCAATGCGAAAAACATCAATGGCGAAGAGGACATCAGTTTCATGGAGAGATGGCATGAGAGGAGAACATTGAGAAGGGGCGGTGATGCCACTTCTGAGACAAGCCGGTGGTGGGGGAATCAACGGTTCTGTAATTTTTTGATCGTGTGCTTGGTGATAGCATTTGTTCTTCCATGGTTTTTCCATATAAGAGTGCTTTGA